From one Thermodesulfobacteriota bacterium genomic stretch:
- a CDS encoding Rnf-Nqr domain containing protein encodes MDILNTGIFQNFLLILISAALTDNILLARFLGMCSCLGVSKKVDTSIGLGAAVIFVTACTSAINFLVYEFLLVPLELAYLKLIVFIIVIAGFVQFVEMVIERLSMKLYSALGIFLPLITVNCAILGTSLFMLNKPYNLFEAFTFGLGAGLGWFIAITIVGGIRERINEAAVPKGLEGPGITLIVIGIMALGFVGFSGMIKI; translated from the coding sequence ATGGACATTTTAAACACAGGCATATTTCAAAACTTTCTGCTGATTCTCATATCAGCGGCACTTACGGATAACATTTTACTGGCCCGTTTTCTCGGAATGTGCTCCTGTTTAGGGGTATCCAAAAAAGTGGATACCAGTATCGGCTTAGGCGCGGCGGTCATTTTTGTTACCGCCTGTACTTCAGCAATCAATTTCCTGGTGTATGAATTTTTGCTGGTTCCCCTCGAATTGGCGTATTTGAAGCTTATCGTTTTTATCATTGTTATCGCTGGCTTCGTTCAGTTTGTGGAAATGGTGATAGAACGCCTATCAATGAAGCTTTATAGTGCTTTAGGTATTTTTCTTCCATTGATAACGGTCAACTGTGCCATTTTAGGAACCTCACTTTTTATGCTCAATAAACCCTATAACCTGTTTGAGGCATTTACATTCGGTTTGGGAGCTGGTTTGGGTTGGTTTATTGCCATTACCATCGTAGGTGGAATACGTGAAAGGATAAACGAAGCCGCTGTTCCTAAGGGATTAGAAGGTCCGGGAATTACTTTAATTGTTATCGGTATCATGGCGCTTGGGTTTGTGGGATTTTCCGGAATGATCAAAATTTAA